CTGCCGGCTAATCCTGGTCGGCGACGTGGCTCAGTTGCCTCCTGTTGGACTGGATATCAGTCCGGCGCTCTATCCACAAGAGCTCGAATATTACAACCTCGAAGTGCTGATGAGCGAACTTTCCGATGTGGTGAGACAGGAGGCTAATTCCGGCATCCTGCACAACGCTACGCAAATCAGAACGATGTTGGAAGAGGAAGCTTCGTTTGGCTACTGGCCGATTGAAACAGAAGAGTTTGATGATATTATCCGCTTGAGCGGAGAAGAGTTGATCGAGGAAATTTCTTCCTGTTACAGTAAATACGGGATGGAGGAGACCATGATTGTTACGCGCTCCAATAAACGGGCTAACAAGTTTAATGAAGGTATTCGCCGAACCGTTCTCTATCGCGAAGAAGAACTCTCCACCGGCGACTTGTTGATGGTGGTGAAGAATAATTATTACTGGCCTAAGGAAATAGAAGAACTGGATTTTATTGCCAATGGCGACATTGCGGAAGTCATCCGGATACGAAAATATGAAGAAATGTACGGTTTCCGCTTTGCGAATGTCTCTTTACGGTTTATCGATTATAAAGACGTGGAGATCGATTGTAAAATCTTTTTGGATACGCTGATGCACGATGGCGCCTCCTTCACATCGGCCGAAAATAAGCGCTTGTTTGAAGCGGTTTCGGAAGATTATCTTGATATCCGGAATAAACGGCAACGCTGGGAAAAGATTCGGGAGAATGAGTATTTCAATGCACTGCAGGTAAAGTTTGCTTATGCGGTGACCTGTCATAAAGCACAGGGCGGTCAGTGGAAGGCTGTTTTTGTCGATCATGGCTACCTGACCGAGGAGATGATTGACCGTGAATACCTGCGTTGGATGTATACCGCTTTTACACGCCCAACCGAACGACTTTACCTGGTAAACTTCCGGAAAGAATTTTTTGGAGAATAAAACAGCGGATTTTCTTCCTTGTATTCCTGTTTAAGGATTTTTCGTGTGGAATTTAACCCTGAACGAATATGTTTTGGGGTTTTTCTAAATAGAATATTGCTGAGCAAAAATGTTTGGGCGTCTTTCAAAATAGAATATTGCTGAGCAAACGTGTTTCGACTTCGTTTTATTTAGGAGAAAGCTGAGCAAAAATGTTTGGGAGTATTTCTAAACAGAATGAGACTGAGCAAATGTGTTTCGGCTTTATTCTATTTAGGAGGGCGGTGAGCAAACGTGTTTAGGGTTATTTTGAGTTAAATTGAATGCCAAACAAAAATGTTTAGCCATAATCGGGACAAATCCGGGGCTTTACAAATTGGTTTGGGGATTTCCGGTAGCAGAGGAGGTTCCAACCGGAGTTGTTTTCCAGGAAAAGAAAAACGGGAACTTAAAAAAGCTCCCGTTCCTTGTTTTATTTTTTGTCGTCGAATTTCTTCAGAATATCTTTTACCGCAGCACGGTTGATGGTGAAGCCCATCATTTTCAGCTTCACATAATCCTGGCTGAAGAAGTAGTAGCCAAATTCCGGTGCATTCGGATCGTTGTTGCGTGAGCCCGAGCTGGAATCTTTAATCAGGTACCAGTCTTTGCCATCACCATTAAAATTAGCGAGATAACCTACCAGGTGCATACCGTGATCGTCGGTGGTGCTTTCATTAGCAAAACGGAATTCACGGGCATCGTCGTTAATGTATGCCGACGGAATATCGAAATCGGGTACAATCGCACATTGTGTTTCACGTGAGAATCCTGCCTCCGAAACATCGCCGCCAATACTCATGGTATAACCTTCGCGAATCGCGTCGTGGATGATTTTCATGAAGACATCGAGCGGAACATTGTAGTAATCTTTGTTGTGCCACCAGTTGTCCGGTACTTCGTATTCTACTTTCTGCCAGTAAGGCTTTTGCTTGTATGAAAGAATTTCCACGAAATCATTCGGATCGAATTTCAGGTAGTCCTTCATGTATGCCATTGGGGTCATATCTTTTCCATCGACCATGAAATGTGTGGGAGGAACGCCCATATAGTGGTTCATGATGTCTTTGATGGTTGCCAGCACCTGTTTCTCATTCCAGGCATTGTTCTTTTTCACCGATTCGAGGTAGTTTTTCATCTCGGCAAACATTTTGGCGTGCGAATGAAATTTGTGACCGTCAATCAGGCCGGTGTAAGCTGCTTCAGGCATCAAACCGTACTGTTTGGCCAAACGGGCATCGGCGTTTCCTTCCGAACCTTCGTCGAACAGAGAGTTGCCCCGTTTCTCGACATAGCGGCGGGCTTTTGCAACATATTCCCAATAAACCATGTACATTTCCGACAACTTCACTTTTTTGCCGGTCATGCGGTAAATTTCCGATTCGTAAAACGAAAGCGTAGAGAAATCCCAGCAGGTACCGGTGTTCCCTTGCGAAATAGGCGGATTGGCCCAATAACGTTTGTAAAGGTCTACTTTGTTGGGAAGCTTCATTCCCGATTGGTCCATCTGGAAACGATAGTAAGACGGTTCCTTAGCGAGTGAGTCGTTTACCGCGTTTACATCTTTCATGATGGTTTGGTAGTAGTACCCTTTCCCTTGCGGGATTTCAACCATTTTGCCTTTGTCGCGGTCCTGGGCGAACAAATTAGCCGAGGCCAGCAAAACAGCTGCCAAAAGAATAATTCTTTTCATGCAAGTTTGTATTTGATTATCGTTTTTCTGCAACAGGTCAGAATGAGCCGCTAAGAGCGAAACATTATGACTTGTTCGACAGAGCTTTATTTTTAAAGGTTCTAAAAATAGAGATTTCTGACGAAAGAAAATGCTCAGAGTATTTCAAATGTTGCCCCGTCTTCAGCGGGATAACTCTCCGGGAAAATGCTTCGGGCGTCATCTAGGAGAGGCTGAATGTCGTTGTAGCGGGCGGAAAAGTGTCCAAGAATCAGTTTCCTGGCGTTGGCTTGTTGGGCCATGGTAGCTGCTTCGCCGGCCGTGGAGTGATACGTTTTGTGAGCCCAATCTTCGAGATCGTTGGCGAAGGTGGCCTCGTGGTAAAGCAAATCGACTCCGCTGATCGAT
This Prolixibacter sp. NT017 DNA region includes the following protein-coding sequences:
- a CDS encoding ATP-dependent RecD-like DNA helicase; protein product: MLKNHVKNSIYEVLGFEPTESQKEMIDLLAGYITSPHADLVFLLKGYAGTGKTSVVSSLVKVLAGMKIRTVLLAPTGRAAKVLSHYAQTTALTIHKKIYRQKSTADGTGRFSLDRNLHKDTVFIVDEASMISNLGQESSIFGSGHLLDDLIEYVYTGKNCRLILVGDVAQLPPVGLDISPALYPQELEYYNLEVLMSELSDVVRQEANSGILHNATQIRTMLEEEASFGYWPIETEEFDDIIRLSGEELIEEISSCYSKYGMEETMIVTRSNKRANKFNEGIRRTVLYREEELSTGDLLMVVKNNYYWPKEIEELDFIANGDIAEVIRIRKYEEMYGFRFANVSLRFIDYKDVEIDCKIFLDTLMHDGASFTSAENKRLFEAVSEDYLDIRNKRQRWEKIRENEYFNALQVKFAYAVTCHKAQGGQWKAVFVDHGYLTEEMIDREYLRWMYTAFTRPTERLYLVNFRKEFFGE
- a CDS encoding C1 family peptidase, translating into MKRIILLAAVLLASANLFAQDRDKGKMVEIPQGKGYYYQTIMKDVNAVNDSLAKEPSYYRFQMDQSGMKLPNKVDLYKRYWANPPISQGNTGTCWDFSTLSFYESEIYRMTGKKVKLSEMYMVYWEYVAKARRYVEKRGNSLFDEGSEGNADARLAKQYGLMPEAAYTGLIDGHKFHSHAKMFAEMKNYLESVKKNNAWNEKQVLATIKDIMNHYMGVPPTHFMVDGKDMTPMAYMKDYLKFDPNDFVEILSYKQKPYWQKVEYEVPDNWWHNKDYYNVPLDVFMKIIHDAIREGYTMSIGGDVSEAGFSRETQCAIVPDFDIPSAYINDDAREFRFANESTTDDHGMHLVGYLANFNGDGKDWYLIKDSSSGSRNNDPNAPEFGYYFFSQDYVKLKMMGFTINRAAVKDILKKFDDKK